GGCCATCTTGGGGAAGCCGGCGCTCCGTGATGTCCATACCCCCGTAAATTTTCCCGCGAGAAAGCAGCGCGTCCCGTTGCGCCAAGGCAACCGTGGTGTGGTCACGCATTTCGCCATCCAATCGAAACCGCACGAGCAGCCCGCCTTCCTTGGGTTCGAAATGGATGTCGCTGGCCCCCTCGTTGGCGGCGGCTCGGAGAATCGCATCAAGCATGCGGCTCGCTTCGCCCGTGGAGTCGATGTTGGGGAGAACCGGCGCGGGCCGGCCCCGAAGACTTTGGAGGAGTTCGCGCATTACTGGATGAGCCGCGGGGTCAGGAAGATCACGAGTTCCGTGCGGTTCTTGAGTGTCGCCTTCGTGCGGAAGGCATGGCCCAGGACGGGCACCGCGCCGAGAACCGGCACAGAGCGGGTCGTCTGGCCGTGGTCCTCCGAGATCAGGCCGCCGATGACGGCGGTTTCACCGTCCCGTAGGCGGACAATGGTCGACGCCTGTTTCACCTCCGTGACCGGCGCCGTTTGCTTTCCGTCAGGACTGGTGACGATGGCCTGCAGACGCGTGATCGCCGGCAGGATGTCCAAGGTGATGACGCCATCGTTATCGATCTGCGGCGTCACGGCCAGAATCGTGCCGATGGTGATCGTGGAGATGGAGAACGTCTCCTGCGTCTGGTTGTAGGGGACGGTAGTGCCCGTCTGCTGGTAGGTCGTTGCCTGTTGCAGACGGAAGAACGGCCGATCCTCCCCCACCTTAATAAAGGCGGTTTGATTGTTCAGGGCGCGGAGCCGGGGCTGAGCAACGGTGCTGACCTCGCCTTGCTGCTTAAGCGCCTGGATGACCGCCGTGGCCTTACCAAAACCCAGATTCGCACTGAAAGTATCAACAGCGAGAACCGAGCCACCGACCCCGGCGACATTGAGGGGCGCTCCGGCACTGACCCTCAGATCACCGGCAGCAGCGGTGGCCATCTCCCAATCGACGCCCAGCTTCTGCTCGTCCCGCAGCGTGACTTCAACCAGCCGAGCCTCGATCTCAACCTGCCGCGAAATCCGCCGATTGACCATCGAGATGAAGTTCCCGACTGCTTCATGGGTGGAGCGCGTCGCCGTGACCTGGGCTACTCCGCTGAAGCGATTAACGACGAGTGACTCTCCATCCTGCAGCATCGCGCGCAACTCCGCCTCCAGTCCGGTCCAGAACGTGTTCGGGTTGTCCTGTGAGATCGAGACTTGCGTGGCATCCGCAGCACTGCCGTTCGTCTGATTGAGCTGAGAAATTCCCGACGTGACCTGGTTCTGATTACCATTCCCGGTCGATCCGCCACCGGTGCCGCCGAGCGTGATCGAAGCGCTCCCCGAACCCGACCGCGACAATTGCGGGTAATCGATGGCGTAGAGGACGGTTTTGCGGCGGCGGACCACGACGCCTTCACCTTCTTCCTCGAAATAGTAACCAGTGGGACCGGTAAGCGAGGCCAGCGCGTTGCGCAGGGTGCCGCCGTGGATCTCGACGGTGACCTCCCCTTTAACGTCAGGTTCGATGAGAATGGTGGTATGCGTCGCCCGTCCAAGGGATCGCAGCGCCGCTGGCAGCGGAGCCGAATCGAATCGCAAGCGGTCGATGGGCTGATCGAGGTTCACGGCGGCGACCGCGCAGCTGCCGAGGCAGAGATAGAGAGCAAAGGATGATTTCATGATGTAACGGGTTCAGGGGCGTTCGATGACGTAGGGCGCGCTGCCTTGCGTCCCCTCGGTTTGCAGGAGCAGCCGGGCAAGCGGCCGATACTTCACGGTTGCGGCAGCTACCGCATTGAATGTTCGGCTGACTCCCGGAGCGGGAAGGTAGGTGCCATCGCCGGGTTGCTGGGCCTCCACGACAATCG
This portion of the Candidatus Didemnitutus sp. genome encodes:
- a CDS encoding secretin N-terminal domain-containing protein, encoding MKSSFALYLCLGSCAVAAVNLDQPIDRLRFDSAPLPAALRSLGRATHTTILIEPDVKGEVTVEIHGGTLRNALASLTGPTGYYFEEEGEGVVVRRRKTVLYAIDYPQLSRSGSGSASITLGGTGGGSTGNGNQNQVTSGISQLNQTNGSAADATQVSISQDNPNTFWTGLEAELRAMLQDGESLVVNRFSGVAQVTATRSTHEAVGNFISMVNRRISRQVEIEARLVEVTLRDEQKLGVDWEMATAAAGDLRVSAGAPLNVAGVGGSVLAVDTFSANLGFGKATAVIQALKQQGEVSTVAQPRLRALNNQTAFIKVGEDRPFFRLQQATTYQQTGTTVPYNQTQETFSISTITIGTILAVTPQIDNDGVITLDILPAITRLQAIVTSPDGKQTAPVTEVKQASTIVRLRDGETAVIGGLISEDHGQTTRSVPVLGAVPVLGHAFRTKATLKNRTELVIFLTPRLIQ